From a region of the Zingiber officinale cultivar Zhangliang chromosome 4B, Zo_v1.1, whole genome shotgun sequence genome:
- the LOC121976566 gene encoding protein SENSITIVE TO UV 2-like isoform X1 — protein MSLDGIDEWDENFLDEAIRVELEALSSRNLPPEPILSPPAPPSADIHPSSRPQADAVEPEPTRIRLESETDPFRPPVSCSWRGARVSGRDAGGGTLSFSPPRELSQRYRENPDSEVDCEVVQPSFFRNGRKRNHSGGGGANRDREVERLKRELSNSSKHLKDLEQECAVLKKERSKKDEQLKCAFSEIEAKEAELHSLRSDQVYHQRVNQDKCARQTPHGFGQRKTKGENGILGPSSLDHHVFQHTDRKVEHLQTAGSADHHILIDNCLNASAGVDEQVHCIPQKVAKLKGSKAVGTQTDNYQQFGYTCQEDEIEDHISKTLLSVWDSPNNIMAEKNMISRLLVSCTEEFCVLFRCMNMTSNKDLDCHADGDLSHMNLHQGAQSAISTTSKLSHLDAIIKKMHNGITQLHNLLEALLDICTLENNFVVQRSLRILHTVLRYLLPYNRSIKRKNVSVGQLSSDNVNEEPRRPDWNHIMDHLERTYSEIKSSELPSIKTNSLDLENLCHDKEKIDSNRFLSSESLVSTLKSMEQIVTRNTEESVRVEALSVMILIIIESNPNGERNKFELITLLDVVSKLLQKEAGLHVQKHALHLFFLLLNTGPNTLMLLTSEGKSGPEAEKGSHSVSLKGVMSLLLKGLSECLTSTGTGNLEIKLRKQVIILLAYVASCGRSGFEFLLKPVGPQDVNFLQLIVQILAFEMDVEIADYTSVQSLSKERTLLLREALILLNRLSSHPMYSRPTLEALTGNKTSSLTIDVVNRLSHRNRVLSEYDNAKMVQLKAETMDLAQLFRSRVFAFLGGQQMS, from the exons ATGAGCCTCGACGGCATCGATGAATGGGACGAGAACTTTCTAGATGAAGCGATCCGCGTCGAGCTCGAAGCCCTCTCATCAAGGAACCTACCGCCGGAGCCGATACTCTCTCCCCCTGCTCCTCCCTCCGCCGACATCCACCCTTCGTCTAGACCACAGGCCGATGCTGTCGAACCCGAACCTACTCGCATCCGGTTGGAATCTGAGACGGATCCTTTTCGGCCTCCAGTCTCTTGTTCCTGGCGCGGCGCGAGGGTTTCGGGCAGAGACGCAGGCGGCGGCACCCTTAGCTTCTCGCCCCCGCGGGAGCTCTCGCAGAGATACAGAGAGAATCCTGATTCTGAGGTGGACTGTGAGGTTGTACAGCCATCATTTTTTCGGAATGGTCGGAAAAGAAATCACAGCGGCGGGGGCGGCGCCAACCGGGATAGGGAAGTGGAAAGATTAAAG AGGGAGCTAAGTAATTCCTCCAAGCATCTTAAAGATTTG GAACAAGAATGTGCGGttctaaaaaaggaaagaagtAAAAAGGATGAACAACTTAAATGTGCTTTTTCAGAGATAGAAGCTAAAGAAGCTGAATTACACAGTTTGAGAAG TGATCAGGTTTATCATCAACGTGTTAATCAAGATAAGTGTGCTAGGCAGACTCCACACGGTTTTGGCCAAAGAAAAACCAAAGGTGAAAACGGAATCCTAGGACCATCCTCTTTGGACCATCATGTGTTTCAACATACAGATCGTAAAGTAGAACATTTGCAAACTGCTGGTTCAGCAGACCATCATATTTTGATTGATAACT GTTTAAATGCTTCTGCAGGAGTTGATGAACAG GTGCATTGTATCCCACAGAAAGTCGCTAAATTGAAGGGGAGTAAAGCAGTAGGAACCCAAACAGATAATTACCAGCAATTTGGCTATACTTGTCAGGAAGATGAAATTGAGGATCATATCTCAAAAACACTATTAAGTGTCTGGGATTCTCCCAATAACATAATGGCAGAGAAGAACATGATATCAAGGTTGCTTGTTTCTTGCACAGAAGAATTTTGTGTGCTTTTCAGGTGCATGAATATGACATCCAACAAAGATTTGGATTGTCATGCAGATGGAGACCTTTCTCACATGAATTTGCATCAAGGTGCACAATCTGCCATATCAACCACTTCTAAGCTATCACATCTTGATGCAATAATTAAAAAG ATGCATAATGGGATCACACAGTTACATAATTTGCTCGAGGCCTTACTTGACATATGCACTCTTGAAAAT AATTTTGTTGTCCAAAGATCCTTAAGAATACTACACACTGTCTTGCGATACTTGTTGCCTTACAACAGGTCTATTAAAAG GAAAAATGTGTCTGTTGGCCAACTTTCAAGTGACAATGTTAATGAAGAACCGAGACGTCCAGATTGGAATCACATCATGGATCATCTCGAAAGGACATACAGTGAGATCAAAAGTTCCGAGTTACCATCGATCAAGACAAATTCTTTGGATTTGGAAAACCTCTGCCATGACAAAGAGAAGATTGACAGCAACAGGTTCCTATCTTCTGAAAGTTTGGTTTCAACTTTAAAGAGCATGGAGCAAATTGTCACAAGGAATACAGAAGAGTCTGTACGGGTTGAAGCACTATCTGTTATGATTCTTATTATAATAGAGAGTAACCCAAATGGAGAAAGAAATAA GTTTGAACTGATCACACTATTGGATGTTGTATCTAAGTTGCTTCAGAAGGAAGCTGGCTTGCATGTGCAGAAGCATGCTCTTCATCTATTTTTCTTGCTCCTGAACA CAGGCCCAAATACGTTGATGCTTCTCACCAGTGAAGGTAAAAGTGGCCCTGAGGCAGAAAAAGGCAGTCATAGTGTTTCATTAAAAGGGGTCATGAGCTTACTTTTGAAGGGTTTGTCAGAATGTTTAACATCAACTGGGACAGGAAATCTG GAGATCAAGCTTCGCAAGCAAGTGATTATATTGTTAGCTTATGTAGCATCATGTGGGAGATCTGGTTTCGAATTCTTGTTGAAGCCTGTAGGGCCTCAGGATGTCAATTTCTTGCAGCTGATTGTACAAATTTTGGCATTTGAGATGGATGTAGAAATTGCTGATTATACCAGTGTCCAGTCCCTCAGCAAGGAAAG GACATTGTTGTTGAGGGAAGCATTGATACTCTTGAATAGATTATCATCGCATCCTATGTATTCAAGGCCTACGCTTGAAGCACTGACAGGCAACAAGACTTCAAGCTTAACAATTGATGTCGTGAACAGGTTGTCTCATAGGAACAGAGTCTTATCCGAGTACGACAATGCAAAAATGGTACAGCTGAAAGCCGAGACCATGGACTTGGCACAATTGTTTAGATCAAGAGTCTTCGCCTTCCTAGGTGGACAACAAATGAGTTGA
- the LOC121976567 gene encoding uncharacterized membrane protein At1g75140-like, with product MAAGALILFPLILSLPVAASDDAAAEPFNLLDRQDAQLRRLEALIESLSETVASLQASLSSGSDHSVAASSSVVLPLDLETVSPVLTPHPGADAAGAGDRSPGVSVTKHKTSWSERFQFAAAARMEASPVVATVLPYEEADGHSKYFAVGDSYGRVYVFSSAGDVLIELPSLSESPVTSMLSYLSSRRNESLLFSGHEDGSVTAHRLYESSANSEDWLSLSVSSSKTFIRGSREVDSPPVSGLEVHQVGSVRYVIASDDGGRIRVFTENGTLYGTAIASSKPLAIMRQRLLFLTETGAASLDLRTMVVRETACEGLNGSVAKAYSFDSSERLKAYGFTASGDLIHVVLLGDLTNLKCWVRSVKKSEIDGPVAIQTIKGYLLVASYDKVFVYNISSQFYGRVGAPRLLFSAAIQDIKSLFLNSEALAGGTSNEKPLIAADREKLVVLGLGSGYIGIYNSNFPVFRVENNAVVWSGPALLFLLFLIAIWQFYVKKKDSLGWVPEDSFNSSAAASSSLLNSTATDRAYADGVRTDLRELRGGALRAPARRYTSPPRYTGGSGLPFRSGSADPGFRTPGELKFRGQNVEPAGFPKRREAMFPNSQVAEDHID from the coding sequence ATGGCTGCGGGTGCCTTAATCCTCTTCCCCCTCATTCTATCTCTCCCGGTTGCCGCTTCCGACGACGCCGCAGCTGAGCCCTTTAACCTCCTTGACCGCCAGGATGCTCAGCTCCGCCGTCTCGAAGCGTTGATTGAGTCCCTCTCCGAGACCGTAGCTTCGCTTCAGGCTTCCCTCTCCTCAGGATCCGACCACTCCgtcgccgcctcctcctccgtCGTCCTACCGTTGGATCTGGAAACCGTTAGCCCTGTGCTTACGCCACATCCAGGGGCTGACGCGGCGGGGGCAGGTGACCGCTCTCCTGGGGTCTCCGTGACGAAGCATAAGACATCCTGGTCGGAGAGGTTCCAGTTTGCCGCGGCAGCACGGATGGAGGCCTCCCCCGTGGTCGCAACCGTCCTCCCATACGAGGAGGCAGATGGCCACAGTAAGTATTTCGCTGTCGGCGATTCTTACGGCCGGGTCTACGTGTTCTCCTCTGCTGGAGACGTCCTCATCGAACTCCCGTCCCTCTCCGAATCTCCCGTCACCTCCATGCTTTCGTACCTCTCTTCCCGCCGGAATGAAAGCCTCCTCTTCTCCGGCCACGAGGACGGTTCTGTCACTGCACACCGCCTCTATGAGTCTTCTGCCAACAGCGAGGATTGGCTTTCTCTCTCGGTTAGTAGCTCGAAAACTTTCATCCGTGGTTCCCGGGAGGTGGACTCACCGCCAGTCTCAGGCCTCGAGGTCCATCAGGTAGGGAGTGTTAGATACGTCATTGCATCTGATGATGGCGGACGTATCAGGGTCTTCACTGAAAATGGCACCCTTTATGGCACTGCCATTGCTTCAAGCAAACCCTTGGCTATTATGAGGCAGCGGCTTCTATTCTTGACTGAGACCGGTGCGGCCTCGCTGGACCTGAGGACCATGGTGGTGAGGGAGACCGCGTGCGAGGGGCTTAATGGCTCAGTTGCAAAGGCTTACTCCTTTGATTCATCGGAGCGGCTAAAGGCATATGGTTTCACTGCCAGTGGTGACCTGATCCATGTTGTGCTTCTTGGAGATCTGACCAACCTCAAATGCTGGGTTCGGTCTGTTAAGAAGTCAGAAATTGATGGTCCTGTAGCGATCCAAACCATAAAAGGTTATCTTCTTGTAGCGAGCTATGACAAGGTGTTTGTCTACAACATCTcttcacaattctatgggaggGTTGGAGCACCTCGGCTTCTGTTCTCTGCAGCCATCCAGGATATCAAATCTTTGTTTTTGAATTCAGAAGCCCTTGCAGGTGGTACATCGAATGAAAAACCTTTGATTGCCGCTGATCGGGAAAAGCTAGTGGTCTTAGGGCTTGGCAGTGGTTATATTGGGATTTATAACTCCAACTTTCCAGTTTTCAGAGTGGAAAATAATGCTGTGGTGTGGAGTGGTCCTGCTCTTCTGTTCCTGTTATTTTTAATTGCTATATGGCAGTTCTATGTGAAGAAAAAGGATTCCTTGGGTTGGGTACCAGAGGATTCTTTCAACTCATCAGCTGCTGCTTCAAGTAGCCTTTTGAATTCCACTGCCACTGATAGGGCTTATGCCGACGGTGTGAGAACTGATCTTAGAGAATTACGAGGAGGGGCTCTAAGAGCTCCAGCCAGAAGGTATACGTCTCCACCTCGTTACACTGGAGGGTCAGGACTACCATTTAGGTCTGGTTCTGCAGATCCTGGTTTTAGAACACCAGGGGAGCTGAAATTTAGGGGCCAGAACGTGGAGCCTGCAGGTTTTCCCAAGCGAAGGGAAGCAATGTTTCCAAACAGTCAAGTAGCAGAAGATCACATTGATTAA
- the LOC121976566 gene encoding protein SENSITIVE TO UV 2-like isoform X2, giving the protein MSLDGIDEWDENFLDEAIRVELEALSSRNLPPEPILSPPAPPSADIHPSSRPQADAVEPEPTRIRLESETDPFRPPVSCSWRGARVSGRDAGGGTLSFSPPRELSQRYRENPDSEVDCEVVQPSFFRNGRKRNHSGGGGANRDREVERLKRELSNSSKHLKDLEQECAVLKKERSKKDEQLKCAFSEIEAKEAELHSLRSDQVYHQRVNQDKCARQTPHGFGQRKTKGENGILGPSSLDHHVFQHTDRKVEHLQTAGSADHHILIDNCLNASAGVDEQVHCIPQKVAKLKGSKAVGTQTDNYQQFGYTCQEDEIEDHISKTLLSVWDSPNNIMAEKNMISRLLVSCTEEFCVLFRCMNMTSNKDLDCHADGDLSHMNLHQGAQSAISTTSKLSHLDAIIKKMHNGITQLHNLLEALLDICTLENNFVVQRSLRILHTVLRYLLPYNRSIKRKNVSVGQLSSDNVNEEPRRPDWNHIMDHLERTYSEIKSSELPSIKTNSLDLENLCHDKEKIDSNRFLSSESLVSTLKSMEQIVTRNTEESVRVEALSVMILIIIESNPNGERNKFELITLLDVVSKLLQKEAGLHVQKHALHLFFLLLNSPNTLMLLTSEGKSGPEAEKGSHSVSLKGVMSLLLKGLSECLTSTGTGNLEIKLRKQVIILLAYVASCGRSGFEFLLKPVGPQDVNFLQLIVQILAFEMDVEIADYTSVQSLSKERTLLLREALILLNRLSSHPMYSRPTLEALTGNKTSSLTIDVVNRLSHRNRVLSEYDNAKMVQLKAETMDLAQLFRSRVFAFLGGQQMS; this is encoded by the exons ATGAGCCTCGACGGCATCGATGAATGGGACGAGAACTTTCTAGATGAAGCGATCCGCGTCGAGCTCGAAGCCCTCTCATCAAGGAACCTACCGCCGGAGCCGATACTCTCTCCCCCTGCTCCTCCCTCCGCCGACATCCACCCTTCGTCTAGACCACAGGCCGATGCTGTCGAACCCGAACCTACTCGCATCCGGTTGGAATCTGAGACGGATCCTTTTCGGCCTCCAGTCTCTTGTTCCTGGCGCGGCGCGAGGGTTTCGGGCAGAGACGCAGGCGGCGGCACCCTTAGCTTCTCGCCCCCGCGGGAGCTCTCGCAGAGATACAGAGAGAATCCTGATTCTGAGGTGGACTGTGAGGTTGTACAGCCATCATTTTTTCGGAATGGTCGGAAAAGAAATCACAGCGGCGGGGGCGGCGCCAACCGGGATAGGGAAGTGGAAAGATTAAAG AGGGAGCTAAGTAATTCCTCCAAGCATCTTAAAGATTTG GAACAAGAATGTGCGGttctaaaaaaggaaagaagtAAAAAGGATGAACAACTTAAATGTGCTTTTTCAGAGATAGAAGCTAAAGAAGCTGAATTACACAGTTTGAGAAG TGATCAGGTTTATCATCAACGTGTTAATCAAGATAAGTGTGCTAGGCAGACTCCACACGGTTTTGGCCAAAGAAAAACCAAAGGTGAAAACGGAATCCTAGGACCATCCTCTTTGGACCATCATGTGTTTCAACATACAGATCGTAAAGTAGAACATTTGCAAACTGCTGGTTCAGCAGACCATCATATTTTGATTGATAACT GTTTAAATGCTTCTGCAGGAGTTGATGAACAG GTGCATTGTATCCCACAGAAAGTCGCTAAATTGAAGGGGAGTAAAGCAGTAGGAACCCAAACAGATAATTACCAGCAATTTGGCTATACTTGTCAGGAAGATGAAATTGAGGATCATATCTCAAAAACACTATTAAGTGTCTGGGATTCTCCCAATAACATAATGGCAGAGAAGAACATGATATCAAGGTTGCTTGTTTCTTGCACAGAAGAATTTTGTGTGCTTTTCAGGTGCATGAATATGACATCCAACAAAGATTTGGATTGTCATGCAGATGGAGACCTTTCTCACATGAATTTGCATCAAGGTGCACAATCTGCCATATCAACCACTTCTAAGCTATCACATCTTGATGCAATAATTAAAAAG ATGCATAATGGGATCACACAGTTACATAATTTGCTCGAGGCCTTACTTGACATATGCACTCTTGAAAAT AATTTTGTTGTCCAAAGATCCTTAAGAATACTACACACTGTCTTGCGATACTTGTTGCCTTACAACAGGTCTATTAAAAG GAAAAATGTGTCTGTTGGCCAACTTTCAAGTGACAATGTTAATGAAGAACCGAGACGTCCAGATTGGAATCACATCATGGATCATCTCGAAAGGACATACAGTGAGATCAAAAGTTCCGAGTTACCATCGATCAAGACAAATTCTTTGGATTTGGAAAACCTCTGCCATGACAAAGAGAAGATTGACAGCAACAGGTTCCTATCTTCTGAAAGTTTGGTTTCAACTTTAAAGAGCATGGAGCAAATTGTCACAAGGAATACAGAAGAGTCTGTACGGGTTGAAGCACTATCTGTTATGATTCTTATTATAATAGAGAGTAACCCAAATGGAGAAAGAAATAA GTTTGAACTGATCACACTATTGGATGTTGTATCTAAGTTGCTTCAGAAGGAAGCTGGCTTGCATGTGCAGAAGCATGCTCTTCATCTATTTTTCTTGCTCCTGAACA GCCCAAATACGTTGATGCTTCTCACCAGTGAAGGTAAAAGTGGCCCTGAGGCAGAAAAAGGCAGTCATAGTGTTTCATTAAAAGGGGTCATGAGCTTACTTTTGAAGGGTTTGTCAGAATGTTTAACATCAACTGGGACAGGAAATCTG GAGATCAAGCTTCGCAAGCAAGTGATTATATTGTTAGCTTATGTAGCATCATGTGGGAGATCTGGTTTCGAATTCTTGTTGAAGCCTGTAGGGCCTCAGGATGTCAATTTCTTGCAGCTGATTGTACAAATTTTGGCATTTGAGATGGATGTAGAAATTGCTGATTATACCAGTGTCCAGTCCCTCAGCAAGGAAAG GACATTGTTGTTGAGGGAAGCATTGATACTCTTGAATAGATTATCATCGCATCCTATGTATTCAAGGCCTACGCTTGAAGCACTGACAGGCAACAAGACTTCAAGCTTAACAATTGATGTCGTGAACAGGTTGTCTCATAGGAACAGAGTCTTATCCGAGTACGACAATGCAAAAATGGTACAGCTGAAAGCCGAGACCATGGACTTGGCACAATTGTTTAGATCAAGAGTCTTCGCCTTCCTAGGTGGACAACAAATGAGTTGA
- the LOC121976561 gene encoding pentatricopeptide repeat-containing protein At5g27270-like produces the protein MECLRNPFLFPLPPPQNPISPPPATIKRRPRLLELTPPVRSSISSDPWSLSDGNSRKIRTLPYRRHPRKPLSDDDARRIIHAKAQYLSRLRRNQGSGAQTPRWIRRTPEQMAQLIEDDRDGNLYGRHVVAAIRKVRALAQLPDGSYNMREVMGSFVTKLSFKEMCTVLKEQRGWRQARDFFAWMKLQLCYRPSVIVYTIVLRIYGQVGKIKLAEQIFLEMLEVGCEPDAVACGTMLCTYARWGRHKDMMLFYSAVRRRDILPSIAVFNFMVSSLQKQKLHEKVIRLWKQMLDDAIEPNRFTYTIVIASYVKEEQLEDALDIFQKMKKAGFVPEEATHGLLISLSAKNGKGDMALQIYEEMKLLKIVPSNYTLASLLTLHYKTADYSKALDLFSEMQRNKVLLDEAIYGILIRIYGKLGLYEDALKTFEDVEKISAPSDEKTYVAMAHVHLNFGEYEKARKVIELMKSRDVELSKFSYSVLLRCYVFLEDVVSAEVTFQMLSKTELPDAVCCSDLLRLYVKLGLLEKAKSLVSHLRQSEIQFDEGLYKAILEVYCKDGMIDEAENLVEEMEGVGLNIDKTVRTSMMAMYGEVGGIQKAEHLLKKLDEPDFVALSVILCLYLENGDTEKSKNILKSLCLMEAGVSSANQLICKYAREGRIVEAETLYKQISEIGYKPDNSAISSMITLYGRFHQLKQAQEVFASISHSSNSVDAVYNSMIDVYCKSGEITAAIQLYEEMISKGYTQDAVSISILVNTCTKNRKYQEAERIIEYNFTRDVELDTVAYNTFIKAMLEAGKLHSALSIYNRMISSCVPPSLQTYNTMISVYGQKGKLEKAIEMFHTAQGLGLPIDEKAYTNIISYYGKAGRIEEALQLFEKMKEVGIQPGKISYNTMINVYATSGLYLEAKNLFQEMQTAGHFADSLTYLALIRACTESKKYSEAEKTIRRMLEEGITPSSAHFNYLIFGFIKDGFVSEAERVVAEMKLTGLNPDLACCRTMMRTYMDYGLIEEGLSFFETINGFLKPDGFILSAAVHLYEFAGRESEAGDALDTINLCGLLFLRNLRIGSKTQP, from the exons ATGGAATGCCTCAGGAATCCTTTCCTCTTCCCCTTGCCTCCGCCACAGAATCCAATCTCCCCGccgccggccaccatcaagcgcCGCCCTAGGTTGCTCGAACTCACCCCACCCGTCCGGTCCTCCATCTCATCGGACCCGTGGAGCCTCAGCGACGGGAATTCCCGCAAGATCCGAACCCTCCCCTACCGGCGTCACCCGCGGAAGCCGCTCTCCGACGATGACGCCCGCCGCATCATCCACGCCAAGGCGCAGTACCTCAGCCGCCTCCGCCGCAACCAGGGGAGCGGCGCGCAGACCCCTCGGTGGATCCGCCGTACCCCGGAGCAGATGGCCCAGTTGATTGAGGATGACAGAGATGGGAATTTGTACGGGAGGCATGTGGTTGCGGCGATACGGAAAGTCCGTGCGCTGGCCCAGCTCCCAGACGGGTCGTATAACATGCGGGAGGTGATGGGATCGTTTGTGACGAAGCTGAGCTTCAAAGAGATGTGCACTGTACTCAAGGAGCAGCGCGGGTGGCGCCAAGCTAGGGACTTCTTTGCATGGATGAAGCTGCAG CTATGCTACAGACCTAGTGTTATTGTCTACACTATTGTTCTGAGAATATATGGGCAAGTTGGCAAGATTAAACTTGCTGAACAGATTTTCTTGGAGATGCTTGAAGTGGGTTGTGAACCGGATGCAGTTGCTTGTGGAACTATGCTTTGTACATATGCTAGGTGGGGAAGGCATAAAGACATGATGTTATTTTATTCTGCCGTGCGCAGGAGAGATATTTTACCCTCTATTGCTGTTTTTAATTTCATGGTTTCCTCTTTGCAAAAGCAGAAGCTGCATGAAAAGGTTATCCGGCTATGGAAGCAGATGTTGGATGATGCAATAGAGCCCAACCGTTTTACTTATACAATTGTTATAGCCTCCTACGTCAAGGAGGAACAACTGGAGGATGCTCTtgatatttttcagaaaatgaaaaaagcTGGTTTTGTGCCTGAGGAGGCTACACATGGCCTCCTCATTTCTTTAAGTGCTAAAAATGGCAAAGGGGATATGGCTTTACAAATTTATGAAGAGATGAAATTGTTGAAAATTGTACCAAGTAACTATACTTTAGCTTCACTATTGACATTGCATTACAAAACTGCTGATTACTCAAAAGCTCTAGATCTTTTTTCTgaaatgcaaagaaacaaagtTCTCCTTGATGAGGCCATATATGGAATTCTCATCAGGATATATGGAAAACTGGGCCTATATGAGGATGCACTAAAAACATTTGAGGATGTTGAAAAAATAAGTGCTCCAAGTGATGAAAAAACGTATGTGGCTATGGCTCATGTTCATCTTAATTTTGGAGAGTACGAGAAAGCTAGAAAAGTTATTGAGCTTATGAAATCCAGAGATGTTGAGCTGTCAAAGTTTTCATATAGTGTTTTACTTCGCTGTTATGTGTTCTTAGAGGATGTGGTTTCTGCCGAAGTTACTTTCCAGATGTTATCTAAGACGGAGCTTCCTGATGCAGTTTGCTGCAGTGACTTACTTAGACTTTATGTAAAGTTGGGCCTCCTTGAAAAGGCCAAGTCTTTAGTTTCACATCTAAGACAATCGGAAATACAGTTTGATGAAGGTCTTTATAAGGCCATTTTGGAAGTATATTGCAAAGATGGAATGATAGACGAGGCTGAAAATTTGGTAGAAGAAATGGAAGGTGTTGGCTTGAACATAGATAAAACCGTAAGGACATCAATGATGGCAATGTATGGTGAAGTTGGAGGAATTCAAAAAGCAGAACACTTGTTGAAGAAGCTAGATGAACCAGATTTTGTAGCACTTAGTGTAATTCTTTGTCTGTACCTAGAAAATGGTGACACTGAAAAATCCAAAAACATTCTGAAATCTTTGTGTCTGATGGAAGCTGGTGTATCTTCTGCCAACCAGCTGATTTGTAAATATGCAAGGGAAG GGAGAATAGTTGAAGCTGAAACCTTGTATAAGCAGATTTCTGAGATAGGCTATAAGCCTGACAATTCAGCTATTTCTTCTATGATTACTCTTTATGGACGATTCCACCAACTGAAACAAGCTCAAGAAGTATTTGCCTCAATATCACACTCTTCAAATTCTGTAGACGCTGTTTACAATTCCATGATAGATGTTTACTGCAAGTCCGGAGAAATCACTGCAGCAATACAGCTGTATGAAGAAATGATTAGCAAAGGCTATACTCAGGATGCTGTTTCTATCAGCATACTTGTCAATACTTGTACTAAGAATA GAAAATATCAGGAAGCAGAAAGGATTATTGAGTACAATTTTACTAGGGATGTGGAACTCGATACTGTAGCCTACAATACTTTTATCAAGGCAATGCTAGAAGCAG GTAAGCTACATTCTGCACTGAGCATATACAATCGCATGATTTCATCTTGTGTTCCTCCATCTCTTCAAACATACAACACGATGATCAG TGTGTATGGTCAAAAGGGGAAGTTAGAAAAGGCCATTGAGATGTTCCATACCGCACAAGGATTGGGTTTGCCAATAGATGAGAAGGCCTACACCAACATAATTAGCTATTATGGAAAAGCTG GTAGGATTGAAGAGGCATTGCAGTTATTTGAAAAAATGAAGGAAGTTGGAATACAACCTGGAAAG ATTAGTTATAATACAATGATTAATGTCTATGCCACTTCTGGACTCTATTTGGAAGcaaaaaatcttttccaagagaTGCAGACGGCTGGGCATTTTGCAGATTCTCTTACATATCTTGCGCTCATCAGAGCTTGTACAGAGAGTAAGAAGTATTCAGAAGCAGAGAAAACTATTCGTAGGATGCTGGAGGAAGGAATCACTCCGTCATCTGCTCATTTTAACTATTTAATCTTTGGCTTTATAAAGGATGGATTTGTGTCAGAAGCAGAAAGAGTTGTTGCAGAAATGAAGCTGACAGGTTTGAATCCTGATTTGGCATGTTGTAGAACCATGATGAGAACATATATGGACTATGGGCTTATTGAGGAAGGTCTCTCCTTCTTCGAAACCATTAATGGGTTTCTAAAGCCTGATGGATTTATTTTAAGTGCTGCTGTCCATCTTTACGAATTCGCTGGAAGGGAATCTGAAGCAGGGGATGCTCTAGACACAATAAATCTATGTGGGCTCTTATTTCTAAGAAACCTGAGAATTGGATCAAAAACACAACCTTAA